In bacterium, the DNA window CGACACGGAAGCCCATAAATGTTTGATAAGGTCCAATCTGAGGCTCGTTGTTTCAATCGCAAAGCGTTATGAAAATATAGGGTTGCCTTTTCTTGACCTTGTTGAGGAAGGCAACCTTGGTCTTATTAAAGCAGTGGAAAAGTATGATATAAGAAAAGGCTGTAAACTCAGTACCTATGCTTCATGGTGGATAAAGCAATCTATTATGCGCGCGCTTGCAAACCAGGGCAAAACTATCCGCGTGCCGGTGTATATGATAGAGAAACTTTCCACTGTAAGAAAAGTTATCCGTGAGCTTACCCAGAAAAATCACAAGGACCCTTCGGCACAGGATATTGCGCAGGAACTTGATATATCTGTATCCAAAGTCCTTGAAATCCAGAATGCTTCAACATCTCCCAGTTCCCTTTACAGTATTATGGGCGGTGAAAACGGTACGGATGAACTTATTGAGATTATAGAGAATAAACAGGCGCCCGACCCCACAAAAGAAGTCGGCGCTATACTGCTTAAGGAAGAAATCGAGATTCTTCTTGAAGAACTTGCTCCCCGCGAAGCGGAAATATTACGCCTGAGGTTCGGCATAGAGGGCGGGGAAAACCTTACGCTTGAGGAAATCGGCAAAAAATATAAGATTACGAGAGAAAGAGTGCGTCAGATAGAACAGACAGCCATGAAAAAGCTCAGGAAACTGATTAGTAAGACAAAAGAGAACTGGGCGATATAAGCGGGGGGTGGATAATGTCGGAGATTTTAAAAAAAGCTATCAGAGATATTCCTGATTTTCCCAAAGCTGGAATAATTTTTAAGGATATAACACCCCTTTTGGCAGACGGGCAACTTTTCAGCCGAACAATAGATATTATGTATAAAAAATTCAGGAATAAAGAAATAGATAAGATTGCCGCCATTGAATC includes these proteins:
- a CDS encoding sigma-70 family RNA polymerase sigma factor; the protein is MSSISDPIRLYLRDIGSIPLLSPEEEKDLARKAKKGDTEAHKCLIRSNLRLVVSIAKRYENIGLPFLDLVEEGNLGLIKAVEKYDIRKGCKLSTYASWWIKQSIMRALANQGKTIRVPVYMIEKLSTVRKVIRELTQKNHKDPSAQDIAQELDISVSKVLEIQNASTSPSSLYSIMGGENGTDELIEIIENKQAPDPTKEVGAILLKEEIEILLEELAPREAEILRLRFGIEGGENLTLEEIGKKYKITRERVRQIEQTAMKKLRKLISKTKENWAI